In the genome of Prochlorothrix hollandica PCC 9006 = CALU 1027, one region contains:
- the cutA gene encoding divalent-cation tolerance protein CutA — translation MTPDPADYGLILTTTASQESAKAIAQTLVTAKLAACVSLFPIHSLYTWQDSLEATDEWQLLIKADLRQFQAISALVQDIHPYTVPELIALPLTAAAPAYLQWLATQTTIP, via the coding sequence ATGACTCCTGATCCTGCCGACTATGGTTTAATTCTGACCACCACCGCCTCCCAAGAGTCTGCGAAGGCGATCGCCCAAACCTTGGTCACCGCTAAACTGGCCGCCTGCGTCAGTCTCTTTCCCATCCACTCCCTCTATACCTGGCAAGATTCCCTGGAAGCCACCGACGAGTGGCAACTGTTGATTAAAGCTGATCTGCGCCAGTTTCAGGCTATCTCGGCCCTAGTTCAGGATATTCACCCCTACACTGTCCCCGAACTGATCGCCCTCCCCCTAACGGCGGCTGCCCCTGCCTATCTCCAATGGTTGGCCACTCAAACCACAATTCCCTAA
- a CDS encoding DUF4011 domain-containing protein codes for MSDLLVKQQLADLRLRLLDLSGRNRLLNFQFSDRSRTQLRIVDRSPDLILRSLEEGKSFTFDPLPPPPESEAETEGYETSIATDQGQETASRLEYAQDLGINPAYDLASDSVSPQTQKKQQKKTLQALLYPLELERKLSGIRDNARKSLQETGLNTLYLSFGMLEWYESEASEKPLLSPLWLYPVSLDRELRNQQYSYTLRSYGEDPEENFSLRERLKRDLGLVLPAPDTSEDEETEASPATAEQYLQQVEILIQDQRRWRVRRFMTLSLFSFGGVALFKDLQPERWPNDGNALLQHPLMTSLLMGQGSIGEGLIARDHQVDDPHVESKVPLLITDADASQFSAIADVMSGKNLVIEGPPGTGKSQTITNLIAAALAQGKTVLFVAAKKAALDVVYNRLTFADLANYCLESHATNGSRQEFYNNLRRRLDQEAPEEVTQALQKHIQEYKHLRNQLSRYASLLNQPFGNVGYTIQELLWASKRAEEGCQGLEVSVQLSQIQDPEAIGMGKASFDRKITHLRELRQQHQSILQCYTPLERHPWFGLTVQNLSPIDQQDLYNHTVEWSTLLEKLHTELQKVAQSWKIEAPQTLEQIHRLKAQLHQCPHLSPAVDTTLLPVLTTASVREGAVQFLQHLQDYQKNAQAIQSAFQRDIISPEITSLNLFPASLSGSLASITVLEIAETIQGLKQRFPDLCHATRHSLVQARDQQEALRLTQQRLHQKYHLEISGDATLLSSYATKLSEANFLSSLFSVEYKRATKHWEKIQRRKVSLSDAEIASELRAIASFKDKLEDFQENPVMKRICGRFFKGLHTEFGTLLAFNALVQDMEQRLNQLTQLQQQIEISPIRETLGDFYQGSQTPYAPLEATLNLSQEILQSPLPQPLKTALFSPNTAKVFQGLKQVSGALDQRLEQEKIQRETFLLLGQPNLGEMFGDTDLSTMALPAITKRLARAIEAKLELPVWINYRRAHQQVLEDGLGAFLNAFMDKHLSLKYLDLAYPFVFYQSLLRLAYQEHSDLAELAGISQAQAREQFQRIDRELLDLYQKHLVAQLSRVEVTEGHCRGRKSEYTELALIKNEVNKQRRHISQRSLFQRASRALQQLKPCWMMSPASVAQFIPPDAVTFDLVIIDEASQMRPEEALGALARAQQLVVVGDPKQLPPTTFFKSQIDVSESDTEDSDLDDESILDMATKVFHPARRLKWHYRSRHESLIAFSNREFYDNSLTVFPAPRQDFAVEYRYVAEGIYKNQANIYEVQAVAAAVIDFVEKTPHLSLGIVTLNQKQQELMIDELDHLFALNPALEQYRVQQEATLEPFFVKNLENVQGDERDVIFISTVYGSTEPGVPVMQRFGPINSKNGHRRLNVLFTRAKERIVIFSSMKPSDIRPGRHRGVSILRDYLSYAQTQQLQTGVATGREPDSDFEIFVANRLKLAGYEVVPQVGVSGYFIDLAIVSPHHPGTYLLGVECDGATYHSSKAARDRDRLRQQVLERLGWKLYRIWSTDWFSNPDGETQKLVRFLKSL; via the coding sequence ATGTCCGATCTTCTGGTTAAGCAGCAGCTTGCAGACCTTCGCCTACGACTTTTAGATCTCAGTGGCCGTAATCGTCTTCTCAATTTTCAGTTCTCTGATCGATCTCGGACACAGCTTCGGATTGTGGATCGATCGCCAGATCTGATTTTGCGATCGCTAGAAGAAGGGAAGTCTTTTACCTTTGACCCGTTACCGCCCCCCCCAGAATCAGAAGCAGAGACAGAAGGCTACGAAACCAGCATAGCTACGGATCAAGGTCAAGAAACAGCTTCTAGACTGGAGTATGCCCAGGACTTAGGGATTAATCCCGCCTACGATTTAGCTTCCGATTCCGTCTCACCTCAAACTCAAAAAAAGCAACAGAAGAAGACCCTGCAAGCTTTGCTCTATCCTCTAGAGCTAGAGCGCAAACTATCAGGGATCCGGGATAATGCCCGGAAATCGCTACAAGAGACGGGACTCAATACACTCTACCTTTCCTTTGGGATGCTGGAATGGTATGAGTCTGAAGCATCCGAAAAACCGTTGCTATCGCCCTTGTGGCTCTATCCAGTTAGCCTTGACCGGGAACTGCGTAACCAACAATACTCCTATACCTTGCGCTCCTATGGAGAGGATCCAGAAGAGAACTTCAGTTTGCGGGAGCGCCTGAAGCGAGACTTGGGGCTAGTCTTGCCTGCACCAGACACATCAGAGGATGAGGAAACTGAAGCTAGCCCAGCAACAGCAGAACAATATTTACAGCAAGTTGAAATACTCATTCAAGATCAGCGGCGATGGCGGGTCCGGCGCTTCATGACCTTAAGTCTGTTCTCCTTTGGGGGAGTTGCTCTCTTTAAGGATCTTCAACCAGAACGCTGGCCTAATGATGGGAATGCTCTCCTCCAGCATCCTCTAATGACTTCACTACTCATGGGTCAGGGTAGCATCGGCGAAGGACTAATAGCCAGGGACCATCAGGTTGATGATCCTCATGTTGAGTCTAAGGTGCCGCTTTTAATCACAGATGCTGATGCGTCCCAATTCTCGGCGATTGCGGATGTCATGTCTGGTAAAAACTTAGTCATTGAAGGACCGCCAGGAACCGGTAAAAGTCAAACGATCACTAACCTAATTGCCGCAGCACTTGCCCAAGGTAAGACAGTACTGTTTGTAGCGGCCAAGAAAGCTGCCCTTGATGTTGTCTACAATCGCCTCACATTCGCAGATCTAGCCAATTACTGCCTAGAGAGCCATGCAACTAATGGCTCCCGTCAGGAATTTTATAACAACCTCAGGCGACGCTTGGATCAAGAAGCACCTGAGGAAGTTACCCAAGCCCTCCAAAAGCACATTCAAGAGTATAAGCACCTGAGAAACCAACTTTCTCGCTATGCTTCGCTACTAAATCAGCCATTTGGTAATGTCGGCTACACAATTCAGGAATTACTCTGGGCCAGTAAAAGAGCAGAAGAAGGGTGCCAAGGCTTAGAGGTGTCAGTACAACTGAGCCAAATCCAGGATCCAGAGGCGATCGGGATGGGTAAAGCTAGCTTCGATCGTAAAATCACGCATCTTCGGGAACTCAGACAACAGCACCAATCGATTTTGCAGTGCTACACTCCCCTAGAACGCCATCCTTGGTTTGGCTTGACGGTACAAAACCTTTCCCCGATCGATCAGCAAGATCTGTATAACCACACAGTCGAATGGTCTACGCTGCTAGAAAAACTGCACACAGAGCTGCAAAAGGTTGCTCAGTCCTGGAAGATTGAAGCACCTCAGACCTTAGAGCAGATCCATCGTTTAAAGGCCCAACTCCACCAATGTCCGCACCTGAGTCCTGCGGTTGACACCACTTTGCTTCCGGTTCTGACCACTGCCTCGGTTCGAGAGGGAGCTGTCCAGTTTCTACAACATCTCCAGGATTATCAGAAAAACGCTCAAGCGATCCAAAGCGCCTTTCAGCGAGACATCATCTCACCAGAGATCACCTCTCTCAATCTTTTTCCAGCCTCTCTCTCTGGCAGTCTTGCCAGTATCACGGTGCTTGAGATTGCTGAAACCATTCAAGGCTTAAAACAGCGTTTCCCAGATCTCTGCCATGCCACTCGTCACAGTTTAGTCCAAGCCAGGGATCAGCAGGAAGCCTTGCGCCTGACACAGCAGCGCCTACATCAAAAATACCATCTAGAGATATCTGGCGATGCGACCCTACTCTCCTCCTATGCAACAAAACTCAGTGAGGCCAATTTTCTGAGTAGCCTGTTTAGTGTTGAATACAAGCGTGCTACGAAACATTGGGAAAAGATCCAGAGACGCAAAGTATCTCTGTCTGATGCTGAAATTGCATCTGAGCTACGTGCTATTGCCAGTTTCAAAGATAAGTTAGAGGATTTCCAAGAAAATCCCGTGATGAAGCGAATTTGTGGGCGCTTTTTCAAGGGTCTACACACTGAGTTTGGGACATTGCTGGCTTTTAATGCCCTGGTTCAGGACATGGAGCAGCGTCTAAATCAGTTAACACAGCTTCAGCAACAAATAGAGATCTCCCCCATTCGCGAAACCCTGGGCGACTTTTACCAAGGATCCCAGACTCCCTACGCACCGCTAGAAGCAACCCTCAACTTGAGCCAAGAGATCCTCCAATCTCCGCTACCCCAACCCCTGAAAACAGCTCTTTTTTCACCCAACACAGCCAAGGTCTTCCAAGGGCTTAAGCAAGTCTCTGGTGCTTTAGATCAGCGACTTGAGCAGGAGAAGATTCAGCGCGAGACCTTTCTGCTTCTGGGGCAACCTAACTTGGGAGAGATGTTTGGTGATACCGATCTCTCAACGATGGCACTACCTGCAATCACGAAACGGTTGGCACGGGCGATCGAGGCTAAACTAGAACTCCCTGTGTGGATTAACTACCGTCGTGCCCATCAGCAGGTTCTAGAGGATGGCCTTGGGGCTTTCTTGAATGCTTTTATGGATAAGCATTTGAGCTTGAAGTATCTCGATCTTGCCTATCCTTTTGTTTTCTACCAATCACTACTCCGTCTTGCCTATCAAGAGCACTCAGATCTCGCAGAATTAGCAGGCATCTCCCAGGCTCAGGCACGGGAGCAGTTTCAACGAATCGATCGGGAACTCCTCGACCTGTATCAGAAGCACTTGGTTGCACAATTGAGTCGAGTTGAGGTCACGGAGGGTCATTGTCGAGGTCGTAAATCAGAGTATACGGAGCTAGCGCTGATTAAGAACGAAGTCAACAAACAAAGACGCCATATTTCCCAGCGTAGTCTATTCCAGCGGGCTAGTCGCGCTCTCCAGCAGCTTAAACCCTGTTGGATGATGTCTCCCGCTAGCGTAGCCCAGTTTATTCCCCCGGATGCAGTTACCTTTGATTTGGTAATCATCGATGAAGCTTCTCAAATGCGACCTGAGGAAGCTTTAGGTGCCTTGGCTCGTGCTCAGCAACTGGTCGTTGTCGGAGATCCGAAACAGTTACCACCGACCACTTTCTTTAAATCTCAGATTGATGTATCAGAGAGTGATACTGAAGACTCAGACTTGGATGATGAGTCTATTCTAGATATGGCTACCAAGGTGTTCCACCCAGCCCGTCGCCTCAAGTGGCACTATCGCTCTCGTCATGAGAGCTTGATTGCATTTTCTAATCGGGAGTTTTACGACAACAGCCTCACAGTTTTCCCAGCGCCTCGGCAAGACTTTGCTGTGGAATACCGATACGTCGCGGAGGGGATCTACAAAAACCAAGCAAATATCTACGAAGTCCAAGCTGTTGCCGCTGCTGTTATCGATTTTGTGGAAAAGACTCCCCATCTGTCCCTAGGGATTGTAACCTTAAACCAGAAACAGCAAGAGCTAATGATCGATGAACTAGATCATCTCTTTGCCCTGAATCCAGCCCTAGAGCAGTACCGAGTTCAGCAAGAAGCGACCTTAGAACCGTTCTTTGTCAAAAATTTGGAGAACGTACAGGGGGATGAGCGGGATGTCATTTTCATTTCGACGGTTTATGGTTCCACGGAGCCAGGAGTACCCGTGATGCAGCGCTTTGGGCCGATTAACTCGAAAAACGGCCATCGGCGCTTGAATGTCCTGTTTACCCGGGCTAAAGAGCGAATTGTTATCTTTTCGTCGATGAAGCCCAGTGATATTCGCCCAGGTCGCCATCGTGGGGTCAGTATTCTGCGGGATTATCTGAGCTATGCTCAAACCCAGCAGCTTCAAACTGGAGTAGCTACTGGACGTGAGCCTGATAGTGACTTTGAAATTTTCGTGGCAAATCGCTTGAAATTGGCAGGTTATGAAGTTGTGCCCCAAGTGGGAGTCTCTGGGTATTTTATCGATCTAGCGATCGTCAGTCCCCATCATCCTGGTACCTATCTCCTGGGAGTTGAGTGCGATGGAGCAACCTATCACTCTTCTAAAGCAGCCCGTGATCGTGATCGCCTGCGACAGCAAGTCTTAGAACGCTTGGGTTGGAAGCTTTATCGAATTTGGTCTACTGATTGGTTCTCCAACCCCGATGGCGAAACCCAGAAGTTAGTACGCTTTTTGAAATCTCTGTAA
- a CDS encoding argininosuccinate synthase, with protein MGRAKKVVLAYSGGVDTSVCIPYLKEEWGVEEVITLAVDLGQGAELEPVKQKALDSGASISLVENAQASFVADYAFPALQANALYENRYPLSTAIARPLIAKLLVDAAEKYGADAVAHGCTGKGNDQVRFDVSIAALNPTLKVLTPAREWGMSREETIAYGERFGIPTPVKKSSPYSIDSNLLGRAVEAGPLEDPWTEPTEDIYTMTRSIADAPNEPEYLELGFEKGIPVTVNGEALDPVTLMERINEAAGRNGIGRIDMIENRLVGIKSREIYETPGLLVLIDAHRDLESLTLTGDLTQYKQGIEQTYSQLIYNGLWYSPLKEALDGFIQKTQEHVTGTVRLKLFKGNCAVAGRKSANSLYSMDLATYGAEDTFDHKAAEGFIYVWGMPTRVWSQKRRDGV; from the coding sequence ATGGGTCGCGCAAAAAAGGTTGTCTTGGCATATTCAGGGGGCGTTGATACGTCCGTTTGTATTCCCTACCTCAAGGAGGAGTGGGGGGTGGAAGAAGTAATTACCCTGGCGGTGGACCTGGGGCAGGGGGCAGAACTGGAACCCGTTAAGCAAAAGGCGCTGGACTCTGGTGCCTCCATTTCCTTGGTGGAAAACGCCCAAGCTAGCTTTGTGGCCGACTACGCTTTCCCCGCTCTCCAGGCTAACGCCCTCTACGAAAACCGCTATCCCCTGTCCACAGCCATTGCCCGTCCCCTCATCGCCAAGCTGCTGGTGGATGCTGCCGAAAAATATGGTGCCGATGCGGTGGCCCATGGTTGCACCGGCAAAGGCAATGACCAGGTGCGGTTTGATGTGTCCATCGCGGCCCTGAACCCCACCCTTAAAGTCCTAACCCCGGCGCGGGAGTGGGGCATGAGCCGGGAGGAAACCATTGCCTATGGGGAGCGCTTCGGCATTCCGACCCCCGTTAAAAAGTCTTCCCCCTATAGTATCGACTCTAACCTGCTGGGTCGCGCCGTGGAAGCGGGTCCCCTGGAAGATCCTTGGACTGAACCCACCGAGGATATTTACACCATGACCCGATCGATCGCCGATGCCCCCAATGAACCGGAATATCTGGAACTGGGCTTTGAGAAGGGGATCCCCGTCACGGTCAACGGCGAAGCCCTCGATCCCGTTACCCTGATGGAGCGGATTAATGAAGCCGCTGGCCGCAATGGCATCGGTCGCATCGACATGATTGAAAACCGCCTCGTGGGCATCAAGTCACGGGAAATCTACGAGACCCCTGGTCTCTTAGTGTTGATCGATGCTCACCGGGATTTGGAAAGTCTGACCTTAACGGGGGATTTGACCCAATACAAGCAAGGCATCGAGCAAACCTATTCCCAACTGATCTACAACGGTCTCTGGTATAGCCCCCTCAAGGAAGCCTTGGATGGATTCATCCAAAAAACCCAGGAGCATGTCACCGGCACCGTTCGTCTCAAGCTCTTTAAGGGCAATTGCGCTGTGGCCGGTCGCAAATCCGCTAATTCCCTCTATTCCATGGATCTGGCCACCTATGGAGCCGAAGACACCTTCGACCATAAAGCCGCTGAGGGCTTCATTTATGTCTGGGGGATGCCCACCCGGGTCTGGTCCCAGAAACGCCGTGATGGGGTGTAG
- a CDS encoding restriction endonuclease, which yields MGFSGIYGQGILITTGTFTRDAVKEATHDGATPIDLIDSEELMDKLKDLSLGVMTVLVESVTINTPWFQSL from the coding sequence TTGGGGTTCTCCGGAATTTACGGTCAGGGAATCTTGATTACAACGGGAACCTTTACCCGTGATGCGGTCAAAGAAGCAACCCACGATGGAGCAACACCGATCGATCTGATTGATAGCGAAGAACTCATGGACAAGCTCAAGGATTTATCCCTGGGAGTGATGACAGTGTTAGTGGAGTCCGTGACCATCAACACACCCTGGTTTCAGTCTCTATAA
- a CDS encoding TldD/PmbA family protein codes for MSSAVLPLPRPFAPALPPWESTFQAIIALVQGEMGEGEAFQLSLWAEDSQFIRFNQGKVRQGGQVLDGALTLTWFQGDRSAHHTFPFTGQPDLDLPHCRAALAILRQTLPQLLPDPYLMWPQGKAHSHTVYSGDLLDPQDAANALLEPVAGLDFVGLYAAGCCIRAQADSAGQYHWFSSDTFSLDYSCWDGAGQAVKGSYAGRQWRAADYWAKIAADRQQLQQLNQPRRTLPRGRYRTYFAPVAVAELLGAVAGSLAEASLQRGDSPLLPLRQGQQTLSPLLSLRENFGLGWVPVFNDRGEVAPQMLPLLDRGHLVNTLVSSRSAKEYGLTSNGASSGEWPRSPEILPGTLADAEILATLDQGLYVSNLHYLNWSDRPAGRLTGMTRYACFWVEQGEIVAPIDNLRFDDSLDRFWGHNLMALTQTQELIPEVGTYGRRALGGYRVPGMVVEDFIYTL; via the coding sequence ATGTCTAGCGCCGTCCTACCCTTGCCCCGCCCCTTTGCCCCGGCTCTGCCCCCCTGGGAAAGCACCTTCCAAGCCATCATCGCCTTAGTTCAGGGGGAAATGGGGGAAGGAGAAGCCTTTCAACTGTCCCTCTGGGCCGAAGATAGTCAGTTTATTCGGTTTAACCAGGGGAAAGTGCGCCAAGGGGGGCAAGTGCTGGATGGTGCCCTGACCCTGACCTGGTTTCAGGGCGATCGCAGCGCCCACCATACCTTCCCCTTCACCGGTCAGCCGGATCTGGACCTGCCCCACTGCCGTGCTGCCCTAGCCATCCTGCGCCAGACCCTACCCCAACTGTTGCCGGATCCCTACCTGATGTGGCCCCAGGGCAAGGCCCACAGCCACACGGTCTACAGCGGTGACCTGCTGGATCCCCAGGACGCGGCCAACGCCCTGTTAGAACCCGTGGCCGGTCTGGACTTTGTTGGCTTATACGCTGCCGGCTGTTGCATCCGTGCCCAGGCCGACTCCGCTGGGCAATACCACTGGTTCAGCAGCGACACCTTTAGCCTGGACTATTCCTGTTGGGATGGGGCAGGACAGGCCGTCAAGGGGAGCTATGCGGGACGGCAGTGGCGGGCGGCAGACTACTGGGCCAAAATCGCCGCCGATCGCCAGCAACTGCAACAACTTAACCAACCTCGCCGCACCTTACCCCGGGGCCGCTATCGCACCTACTTTGCGCCGGTGGCCGTGGCCGAACTCCTAGGAGCCGTGGCGGGATCCCTGGCGGAAGCATCCTTGCAACGGGGAGACAGCCCCCTCCTGCCCCTCCGCCAAGGTCAGCAAACCCTATCCCCGCTCCTCAGTCTGCGGGAAAACTTTGGCTTAGGATGGGTCCCGGTTTTTAACGATCGCGGCGAAGTCGCTCCCCAAATGCTGCCCCTCCTCGATCGGGGCCACTTGGTCAATACCCTGGTCAGCAGCCGCAGCGCCAAGGAATATGGCCTGACCAGTAATGGAGCCAGCAGCGGTGAATGGCCCCGATCGCCGGAAATTCTGCCCGGAACCCTGGCCGATGCCGAAATTTTGGCCACCTTGGATCAGGGACTCTATGTGTCCAACCTCCATTATTTGAATTGGAGCGATCGCCCCGCCGGTCGCCTCACGGGCATGACCCGCTATGCCTGTTTTTGGGTGGAGCAGGGGGAGATCGTAGCCCCCATTGATAACCTGCGCTTTGATGACAGCCTCGATCGCTTTTGGGGTCACAACCTGATGGCCTTGACCCAAACCCAAGAGTTGATCCCGGAAGTGGGAACCTATGGCCGTCGCGCCCTAGGGGGATACCGGGTTCCCGGCATGGTGGTCGAGGACTTTATTTATACGTTGTAA